The nucleotide sequence GGCCCGAGAGGTTCGAACCGGACGCGCCGGCGGACGCGTCGGCGTGGCCAGCCGGCCCGGCGTTCCCGGAGCCCGTCAGACCCGCCGCGCTGATCCACAGGGCGATCAGCCCCGGGCTGTGGCGGCACACCTCCTCCCAGCTCACCCGGCAGTTCCCCTTGGCGCCGCGCAGGTGCCCGGCGGTCAGCAGCCGGCAGAGGTGGGCGTAGCCTTCCCGGTCCTGGACCAGCAGCAGGATCTCCGATCCGTCCCGGAGGCTGACCTGCGCCCCCACGACCAGATGGACGTCCAGTTCCCGGGCGCGGACGTGGGCCCGCACGATGCCGTACACCCCGTTGCGGTCGGTGAGGGCCAGGGAGGAAAGCCCCAGGCGCCGGCAGGCCTCCACCAGTTCCTCGGGATGGCTGGCCCCTTCCAGGAAGGAGTAATTGCTCTTGCACCAGAGGGGCGCGTAGGGCGGGTCCATCATTCCACCCGGCCCTGGACGTACCAGCGGCCGCTCCCGTGGTCGTAGTAGATCCAGAGGGTTTCGCCCCGCGCGGTATCGACGAAACGGTAATCCCTCCGGATTTCCCGGACCCACCATCCGCCGCTGACCAGGTGTTCCGGGGGCGGGCCAAGCGGGCCGGGGCCCGAAGGCGCCTGCCAGTTCACGGGCTGGCCTTCCAGGAGCCGGGGACGGGCGTGGGCGCGGCGCACCAGGGCGCGCACGGCCACCGGCCGGGGGGCGGCCGCGGCGAGCTTGCCGAAGGGCTGCCACCCGAAACGGGCTTCCGGGAAATGCCCCGATGCCAGCCGCGCCGTGAGGACCGAACCGGGGCCGAACTCGGCCCGGACCCGCGCCAGGGC is from Gemmatimonadota bacterium and encodes:
- a CDS encoding PHP domain-containing protein, yielding MDPPYAPLWCKSNYSFLEGASHPEELVEACRRLGLSSLALTDRNGVYGIVRAHVRARELDVHLVVGAQVSLRDGSEILLLVQDREGYAHLCRLLTAGHLRGAKGNCRVSWEEVCRHSPGLIALWISAAGLTGSGNAGPAGHADASAGASGSNLSG